A section of the Caldanaerobius polysaccharolyticus DSM 13641 genome encodes:
- a CDS encoding RAMP superfamily CRISPR-associated protein encodes MIYDYYLDRWDKEEKESCKVLLGKLKKEVRNKIKKSKDEIKDFYPSVDDFCCFPQYSVLIKILFTLKKPYTSKDEEEFYLPEWVEKKSNDKGTKVLENPIVRDMFTGLPIVRPSTWKGHLRFAAEKVKWSDDAEKKSIIERLFGSEPRKKQEMLKGRLYFFTTFFEDEAEKDIITPLKRDTRTPTSKGPIPLEVMKPEKDGYFYLLYFPYPNKDKRCNVK; translated from the coding sequence TTGATCTATGATTATTATCTTGATCGATGGGATAAAGAAGAAAAAGAATCATGTAAGGTTCTGCTTGGTAAGTTGAAAAAAGAAGTGAGAAATAAAATCAAGAAAAGTAAAGACGAGATAAAAGATTTTTATCCTTCTGTTGATGATTTTTGCTGCTTTCCTCAGTACTCTGTGCTTATAAAAATTCTCTTTACACTGAAAAAACCGTACACGAGTAAAGATGAAGAGGAGTTTTATTTGCCAGAATGGGTGGAGAAAAAGAGTAATGATAAAGGAACAAAAGTGTTGGAAAACCCAATTGTCAGAGACATGTTTACAGGGCTTCCTATTGTTAGGCCTTCGACATGGAAGGGACATTTAAGATTTGCAGCAGAAAAAGTGAAATGGAGTGATGACGCTGAAAAGAAAAGTATTATTGAACGCCTTTTTGGATCTGAGCCAAGAAAAAAGCAAGAAATGCTGAAAGGCAGGCTTTATTTTTTTACAACATTTTTTGAAGATGAAGCAGAAAAAGATATTATTACACCGTTAAAAAGAGATACGAGGACACCTACTAGCAAAGGGCCGATACCTCTCGAGGTAATGAAACCTGAAAAAGATGGATACTTTTATCTTCTTTATTTCCCATATCCTAACAAAGACAAGCGGTGTAATGTCAAGTAG
- a CDS encoding IS110 family RNA-guided transposase yields MPSTLFVGIDVSSQSNSVFFIDQDGNNLIKKPFSVSNDIPGADSIISEVISHAKAIDASCVKIGMEATSHYAWHLHLHLASSPDLAPFNPKFFVMNPAVVSGFKKAYTHLPKTDDFDARVIADCVRLGRVNPTPMPDFKYVALQRLTRFRYHLVQTISSEKSRALNLLYLKFSSYKEDCPFSDVFGSASTSVFDSFTPDEIAVMPMEDLVDFVLSHGNNRLSNPEEIAKTLKSAANRAYRLNPDMCDTVSMTLTMTLENIRFLESQLKKLDKEISKQLNAFRQTLTTIPGIGDVLAAGLVAEIGDVKRFKSECAVAKFAGLVWNKYQSGNFSAEDTSLAKCGNQYLRYYLVEAANCVRIHAKEYADFYCKKYNEVTKHQHKRALVLTARKLVRLVFALLSKGQIYQPGGNG; encoded by the coding sequence CCAGGTGCTGATTCTATCATCTCTGAGGTGATCTCCCATGCTAAAGCTATTGATGCTTCCTGTGTCAAAATTGGTATGGAAGCTACTTCTCATTATGCATGGCACCTCCATCTTCACCTGGCTTCTTCTCCTGACCTGGCACCTTTTAACCCTAAATTCTTTGTCATGAATCCAGCTGTCGTCAGTGGTTTTAAAAAGGCTTATACCCATTTGCCTAAAACTGACGATTTTGATGCCAGAGTCATTGCTGATTGTGTCAGATTAGGTAGGGTAAACCCTACTCCCATGCCTGACTTTAAATATGTTGCACTACAGCGCCTTACTCGCTTTAGATACCATTTGGTACAGACTATATCCAGTGAAAAGAGCAGAGCTTTGAACCTGCTTTATCTCAAGTTCTCTTCATACAAGGAAGACTGTCCTTTTAGCGACGTCTTTGGCTCAGCATCTACTTCTGTTTTTGATTCTTTTACTCCTGATGAGATCGCTGTTATGCCTATGGAGGATCTTGTTGATTTTGTCTTGAGTCATGGCAACAATAGATTGAGCAATCCCGAGGAAATTGCTAAAACACTTAAATCCGCTGCTAACAGGGCATATCGACTTAATCCTGATATGTGCGATACTGTTAGCATGACTTTGACCATGACTCTTGAAAATATCAGATTTCTTGAATCTCAACTTAAAAAACTGGATAAAGAAATCTCTAAACAGCTTAATGCTTTTCGCCAAACTCTGACTACTATTCCAGGCATCGGCGATGTATTAGCCGCAGGCCTTGTGGCTGAGATTGGCGATGTTAAGCGGTTTAAAAGCGAATGCGCTGTAGCCAAATTTGCAGGCCTCGTGTGGAATAAATACCAATCTGGCAACTTTAGTGCTGAAGACACCTCTTTAGCTAAGTGCGGCAACCAATATTTGAGGTACTATCTTGTAGAAGCAGCCAATTGCGTAAGGATACACGCAAAAGAGTATGCTGATTTTTACTGCAAGAAGTACAATGAGGTTACCAAGCATCAGCATAAGAGAGCCCTCGTCTTAACGGCACGTAAGCTTGTAAGACTGGTCTTTGCCTTGCTGAGCAAAGGCCAAATCTACCAACCGGGAGGTAATGGATAG